The genomic region agttttaaattatttatacttCTCAAATTACTCAACTCCTATACGtttcttcttatttctttttctttttccttctatttattttccttctccaccatttgattgattgatttatcTCAAGCTCCACcacttttttaattctctcatctttatctctttcttatttattatttacttttatctTGAATTTCTCTCATCCAcacattcaaatttttttacttttcgaATGCCTACACAACTACACGTTCAAATAATCAGATgttctcacctctctctctctcttcttcacaaatctcttcttctcccttcttctctgtCCCACTcataaaaagaatcaaaatgttcttcttcttgttttttccAAAAAGTCTTGCCCCAAGCATTGCATCATCACCTTGctcctttcttcttctattcttttttgtctaaaaatattgCAAAAGCATTCATCTCAACGTTTGGTAGGGTTGAAGGTAAGAAAATGGTGATAAGTTGCTGAGCTTGTAAACaccttttgtttttctaaagGGCTAACCCGAACCGTGAGAACTGTCCACGGTTTTCAATCCTGGGTGGTTTGACAATGGTTCAAAtggtttcttgctttttttttattatagaatgGTTGTTAGGGTTGAAAAACTATATTTGTGAGAGGTTCCCCATTAACCAATTCAAACCATATGGGCCGGTCCAGTCTTAAAATCATGCCTCTTACATgaaaaataatacttttaattagagttttgGTGTATTCTTGATATTTTATCCATTTTAACTCTGATTATGGCCCATGAGCTATCGTTTTGAAGGTAATTTAATGATCTTTAAGATGGTAACAAATTTATGTCAATTGGATGGTTGGATCAAAAGGTCCACTTTTTGACTAATCACGTTAGATTTAGTCAACATTGGTCAAACTTAGCAAAAAATTGcaagtttgagattttgaaCTCTTGAATCATTATAATGATTAATCCCAAGCTCAATTGGAATAGGAAATCTTTTTCCATgtaataattcattttcttattttttttgaaagcattgttttcactttttaatgGCTAAATCGATATTTTGACATGCTAATCGAGGTCAAACAAGATAAAGTATCAACAACTATCACCAACAGAGTACCCTTTATCCAACTAACAACACTACTCACACATGAAAATTCCAACATAATTTATTATAacaatgaattttgaaaatagaaagaCTAAAGTGAAGGTTCAAATAAACATCGAGTTTAtgctcaaaaaaaataaaataaaataaaaaacatcgAGTAACCTTTAGCACTAATCCATTTTAAATCTTCCACAACTGattatatattcatatatatatatatatatatatatatatatatatatatatatatatatatataaagagagagagagagagagagagagatgttatCTATATTCTCCATTGACTCATAGATATCCTTGAAAACTAGAAAGACTCCTAAGGATGAACTTTCATAAATAAGAGATACCAATGATGAAGGTGGAGTGGAAGCTCTTCTAGAACTTCATTCATATGCTGATCTTCATTATATAGAgggaaaaaatgatatttttcttcttttagctTTAGGCTTGCTATGTGGGGTTCTTCCACATACAATCATTATGTCAGACAATAATTGGACAAATAGACTGCATAAGCAGGTTCATCCCAAACTTCTTTGGACATTCTCAAGCTCTTTAACATTCTTTTGGTCATGTTACCACTATCAACCATACATGTTGGGATTCAAGTAACACCTTCATTCAAATAtttcaattatcaaaaaaacaaactggtaaccccataaaattaaaatgataccATCTAGTTGGAATATGGAATTCTCACCATGAATCTactagctctgataccatgttttTAAAGTTGGTGGACCTTTACATAATCACATTCCCAAACACTGATACACCACAAATAATGGAAGAGAGACTCTCAAAGCACACCAATGAAGATAGAATAAATAGAGAAGAGGATGAGATTTCTTGGTTTGGAATGGAGAAAAGCATGTGTATATATACTATACCATGCAATCTTAACTTCCACTATATTAAATTAcataatgtcaaaattttactACCCATAgaataactctttattttcattaataaattagAGAGTTTCAAATCACATATGGCTTGTAGGTACATTTTGTGTGacatgaagagaagaagaaaataattctccttttcttatttttccctctttctccttaattttgaacaataatttaaatgatCATGGACAAAGAAGGCTTCTACCCGGACCACCATAATAAAAGAAGTCATCCCCTTTTAAGAAATTATAGCAATCGGGATACGTAACAATTCTATGATTGTCCCTGGGTCCCCTGAGAAATTGTTCAGCATCCATAACTTTGAGATTTTGGAAGTAACTAGCCCTGCTGGGCCCTTCTTCAGCGAAATGGCCACTACCCACTTGTGTTGTGGTGTGCTGCCCACCAATGTTTAAGTTTGCCACCTCTCCTCCCCATGTAACCGATGAAGCGCTATTAGACAGGACCGAGAATAGGGCGGATGGCCAATATCCTATTAGATACATATTATTTAGATGCAGCCACCAATTTCCATCTACATTGTCCTACCTCATTGTACATGCCATGCAAATCAGTTTGTTATATTTTGAAAGATAAATGAAGGTATAAAGACTaatgaaagaggaaaaaaatgaagCTTTTTGTGCAAAACACTTAAATTCACtgtcttaaaaaataagttaggtaaaaataaattgtgtatacaaaaaatattgaaaCATACACTGTTACAACTAAAACTAGAAGAATTTCAAACATATCTGTAACATTTGTTACGATGAAttttttcaagagaaaaaagaaattacatatgatatgattatatgtgtatCCAAATTAGAAGTATTTGataaatcaattaaattgaaatatagttcTACCTTATAGACAAAGTAGTTGATTGACTTTTGGACACCACCATATTCGGAATAAGGTATGAAGCTTGCCCCAAGCGCCAACCGGGTGTTGATTTGAACAAAGCCAGGGCACACCATATTGTAGCAGCCTGTGTTTTGATATCCATCACTCTGCAGccatggtttaaaaaaaaaaaaaaaataataagaataaagataaaaataaaacttttcaaaaaagagaCAATATAAACATGGCTAGTGCTGGCAGGGAAGTCAAATATTAAAACACGTACAGTCCAATACGTGAAGAGTCTAGTCTCGAAATCTTTATATAGATCATAGTAGACCTGTTTCTCCATAcgaataattttgtaaaaattagaaattattaataattcaaTGTTCTGCATGCGCCTAAAGGAAAAGGTGAtagatgaaattatatataCCATTGCACCAGCTTCGATTGAATCAAGGAATACACCATTATTATCAACACCTTCCACCCAGAATTGCACCATGCTGAACTCTGCTTGTTCCTGGACTTGGGGATTCCACACGTTTATTTCTGCATTCATCCCATAATACCTTTCTCCTTCCTCTCTATGCGTTGCATACTAGAAACTCAACCATAAAAATAAAGGTTGTGAATGTTCATTTGAGTCCTTCGTTATAGTAGATACCAATAAGCTAAATTCAATCAATAATATTGGTTAAAAATTTAGTTGTACCTCATGGAGACTTGGTGTATCAATAACATTAGGGACGGTATTGTGTTTTTTCCTACCATAATTTGCCTTTAATAAATCTTTTTCATTAGTTCTTCTTATGGGAATGGTTCCTTCTGGGCAGCTTCCACTCAAGTGCCATGGTTGAGTAATTTCAGACTTGGAGTTTGAAGAGACGTTGTTGCTCTCATCGAATGAAAGCCCTTCTGGATGAGAACTGGGTCTCATCTATTGCATTCGGCATAGATACCAACGCAAACCCGGCCCATACCACAACACAATAAGAATCAAATTATTCGTGATACCAAATGAAATTTAGTTAATTAAACCAGTCACCTTAATTGAGtgattttttaacaaatgatgaTCAAAAGCTGGTTGGTTGTAGATATCTACACAATCAATTATATCTCCGTTTGGGCTCTGTATTAGATACATTTTCTCATCACACACGCATAGATATCAGTCTAAATTCTCAGCGTTGTAATAAAATTACACTGTTATTGAACATTGGGGTCATGGAGACACCACAACCCACAAAAGTGAATGATTCTTTTAAGACCAAagttaaaaatactatatagAACACAAACATGTTATATGAAGTGATTAATAACCTTGATGGTTTTAAGAGCAGGCTTGTTAAGGCTCTTCAATTGCTGTCGAACCTCCAGTTTTTGTTTCTTACTAGAGGCGATGTTAGTGTTCCTAATTCCAACTGAAGACATTGGTGCAAGAAAGAACAAGCACAAGGCCATCTTTACTGCCCTCGACCACGACCTCCCACTTCCACAAGGCGGTGCCATGAGTAACTAGCTAATACTCGAATCAAGTGGCAGTAATATCTAGCTTTGTGCGTTCCCTTTGCAGTATTTAAACATACATTTGTTCATCCTCTTTAAACTGTTCCACATGCTATTTATCAATGTATACTAATGATCACCCTATTTTTTGCCATTTCTAAATGAGACTTTGATTTAGCtgttttactttaattttgttAGCTTATAAGTACAAACTAATTGTTAAATTTCCTGTTGGCTACCGtcattcttttgtttctttgtcaTTTTGCTGGTGATGGTGCCGAAAAagtcaccagtaagctgcacgCACTTCTGAATTGAAACAATACCTGCAAaacgaaaagagaagacctaacaaagagcaccggtgtgataccagccaaaaaccctccgaaggtcaagttagagtttttcacaaccctaaagtgccagagtcgagttaattatgcgtaccttgatttacgagggttttggggtatttatattggtgtagggttatcatccatgccttggctaggaaaccctttccttttaggataacacTTCTTCGATTCTGCATTccttatagagttcttttccttataggagtcttttgattatggtcaaacgtgtaacgcaagaactccaTTTATTCACGTTtgtgtggagatcaagcaaaggCATATCAAACTTATCGCAAGATGCAAGTTGATTCCGATTAGGAATCCATGAAGCCTAATCAATATCGACGGAGACCAAATGTTACAACCGTCCACTACGTGTCCTTGTAGCATTGACCCGTCGACCATCCACATGTCAATACTGGACCGTCGTGCTTCACGAAGAGAGATCCATCTCCTACTTTATCCTCTTCAGTTACCCCCTCACTCCTTGAGTCCGTTGCTACGAACTAGACGGACTCATGAAGTGGCAGTCTTCCTTTCTCATGGAAACCTATCGAGACAGACGGGCTAGGATTATTTATGACAAAGGACACGCGGCCTTCATTGATTAGCTGTTCTCCCTAAGCGAGGCGTCCCTTCATATTCTGTGCCTTTTGCTCTATAAAAGCTTgccttctctttcttcattctcaccttcttatagaaattttgcaatcGGAGCACCATCGTCATTTACTTTGCACACTTGTACCGTCTTGCTAATCTCTCCGTCATCTTATATTGCTTGATCTCAATTTGGTATGTACTTCTCTgaggtttttctcttttttcacgCACTTTCTGTAGATCTGTCAGTGTTTTAGGTTTTACCGTCATATGTAGGTAATCTCTAGTTCATCGAGTAATCATtcgtttgtccgcgacggggcgggctacgatgaaggATTCCTGTCAGGTCAAAAAGaccctgacacttcaagtgaagaaaggaatccgtcCGCTATTTCTCCTTCCTTAGATGACGAAGGTTTAGAGTCGGATAGTTCAGAGGAGGCTTCAAGTGATGGCCTAGACGGCGTCGATCCCCCTGTTCAATCTGTAATTGGTCCTGATAGCcttagggagttcgtcatgctacACCTGTGGACGGTCAATGATTTTAGGTCCACGGTCAAAGAATCTCATTTCAAAACaattagggccaagtaccaaatTCCTGACAACGTCCGTCTCCGTCTCCCCCATAAATccgagaaatgttactacagGGGTGTTGACGGTGTTGGAATTTATGAGCAAACGCTAAAGGCAGGGCTCAGATTTCCTCTAAGCTCTCTCCATCATCAACTACTTTAGTATCTTGGTTTATCCGTCAcacaaatctccccaaacgcctggagggtTTTCATAGGCGTGGAGATCTTGTACGGGGCCATGTTAGACGGTGCACGAAGGCTGACGttggaagaatttttttcaCTGTTACCGTCCCACTAAGATCATAAAGTCAAAGGGTATGTATAGTTTCGTAGCTAGGAGCCCGTTGTTGAGGCTCGTCCATGATACACCCGACTCTAATAGGGACTGGAAGAGTAGGTATTTTTTCATGGAAGGGGACgagtggatgtgtcgtccaggagaTAACACATATATGCctgtcgacacaacatggggcataatgcctccgtcagGTATGCAATTGCTTTTAGTTCCCGTGTGTTCAAaccttacttttattttttgtaagttacTCTAAACGTCTTCTTTTGCAGATCGAGACCGTCCGCAAGTTACTTTGGTGCAGTGGAGCTTCTTGGAGAGGATTTTTAATAAGACGAAGCTCGAAGAGAGGACGTAGGCAAAATTAGTCACCCTCGACACACTCCACTGGTATTGTGAAGGCCCCAAACCAACTTCAGCCGCCCGTCGTTACGATAATAGAGTTCGCAAATGTAAGCCCGTCATTTAAcgctttcaattttttttactcattcttTTCTAATGTTGCACATCCGttttttctttgcagaaatggacgcTGCCAAAAGAAGAGCCTCCATCAAGCAGCAAGCAgcaaagaagaaacaagaggTCGGTCAACAAGTTAAAGGGACGGGTTCATCCGTTCCGTCCAAACGGAAGCAACTGGAGAAGATGGACCGTCAACAAAAGAAGCAGAAGACCACCCCTGAGCCCGTCGTAGCGCTGGAAGCCGAGACCAAAAGAACGGTCACTCCCATAGGGCATGGAAAAGGTAAAGGTTTGATGAAAGGTCCAGCTCCTACTGGTGAGAAACCACCCATCCTCCTGTGAGAAGATTCTGAATATGCCTTGGAAAAACTCTCGTCTATCATTACTGTTGACGATTATGAGGACCTTGGTAACCACGCTACAGAGGAGATGGGAGAGACGGGCCTTTTTACCATTGCTCAAGTATTTTAAACCCGTCCTCGGCCTTGAAACCGTCCTTCCTTATCCGTCATTTATATCACATTTATTTTGACTTTGTTTTCAGGCCatgttgatgatgaaggggCTGATGGGTCGTTGTCTGAATCATGAGACAACTTTGGACCGTcttaggaagaagaataagCTGATGGAGGACGAGCTTCATGATCTGAAGGCCTGGAAGATCAATATGGAGAGAAAACTCACCTATTTGGAGCAGGTCAGAGGAGAGCTAGAGAGGTAGACGGAGTAGCTGACACAAATTCTGAAGGATAAAGAAAAGGAGGTGACGGACGCTAGGAATCAGCTTCGCGATGCCAAAGAAGAGGCGATCCGGGAG from Castanea sativa cultivar Marrone di Chiusa Pesio chromosome 11, ASM4071231v1 harbors:
- the LOC142616882 gene encoding protein neprosin-like; the protein is MALCLFFLAPMSSVGIRNTNIASSKKQKLEVRQQLKSLNKPALKTIKSPNGDIIDCVDIYNQPAFDHHLLKNHSIKMRPSSHPEGLSFDESNNVSSNSKSEITQPWHLSGSCPEGTIPIRRTNEKDLLKANYGRKKHNTVPNVIDTPSLHEYATHREEGERYYGMNAEINVWNPQVQEQAEFSMVQFWVEGVDNNGVFLDSIEAGKQVYYDLYKDFETRLFTYWTSDGYQNTGCYNMVCPGFVQINTRLALGASFIPYSEYGGVQKSINYFVYKDNVDGNWWLHLNNMYLIGYWPSALFSVLSNSASSVTWGGEVANLNIGGQHTTTQVGSGHFAEEGPSRASYFQNLKVMDAEQFLRGPRDNHRIVTYPDCYNFLKGDDFFYYGGPGRSLLCP